The following proteins are co-located in the Acidimicrobiales bacterium genome:
- a CDS encoding WYL domain-containing protein — translation MAGDRLERLSDLLFLLLEHDQPQTQVELRAALGHQPTTAYPEGDSGERAFFRDLATLREAGIPVVERDDAYTIRREDYYLPKLDLSEDAQLALNLAATAVGFAGRNWSTSAAWKLGGLVGGQDQVAVVASEEHLPELFAACGDHRRVRFTHGDRERVVDAWGLLLREGYWYLFGWYADADGWRFFKVDRMTGPVLDVGPSEHPEPDDFDAAAAFPADPKLVGGDEVVTAHVEVDAVLAAKVQAEHPRAHVLERRADGSVVVELAVSNRPAFRSWLLGMLDHARVLAPDVLRDDLRSWLVAIAEAGR, via the coding sequence GTGGCCGGTGACCGCCTGGAGCGACTGTCCGACCTGCTCTTCCTGCTGTTGGAGCACGACCAGCCGCAGACCCAGGTCGAGCTCCGGGCGGCGCTCGGCCACCAGCCGACCACGGCCTACCCCGAGGGGGACAGCGGCGAGCGGGCCTTCTTCCGCGACCTCGCCACCCTCCGCGAAGCGGGCATCCCCGTCGTCGAGCGCGACGACGCCTACACCATCCGTCGTGAGGACTACTACCTGCCGAAGCTCGACCTCTCCGAGGACGCCCAGCTCGCGTTGAACCTCGCCGCCACCGCGGTCGGCTTCGCCGGGCGCAACTGGTCGACCTCGGCGGCGTGGAAGCTGGGTGGCCTGGTGGGCGGCCAGGACCAGGTGGCGGTGGTCGCCTCCGAGGAGCACCTGCCGGAGCTGTTCGCCGCCTGCGGCGACCACCGGCGGGTCCGCTTCACCCACGGCGACCGGGAGCGGGTGGTCGACGCCTGGGGCCTGCTGTTGCGGGAGGGCTACTGGTACCTGTTCGGCTGGTACGCCGACGCCGATGGCTGGCGCTTCTTCAAGGTGGACCGCATGACCGGGCCGGTGCTCGACGTCGGCCCCTCCGAGCACCCCGAGCCCGACGACTTCGACGCGGCGGCGGCCTTCCCCGCCGACCCCAAGCTCGTGGGCGGCGACGAGGTGGTCACCGCGCACGTCGAGGTGGACGCGGTGCTGGCCGCCAAGGTGCAGGCCGAGCACCCGCGGGCCCACGTGCTCGAACGTCGAGCCGACGGCTCGGTGGTCGTCGAGCTGGCCGTGTCCAACCGGCCGGCGTTCCGGTCGTGGCTCCTCGGCATGCTCGACCACGCCCGGGTGCTCGCCCCGGACGTGCTGCGCGACGACCTGCGCTCGTGGCTGGTCGCCATCGCCGAGGCCGGACGATGA
- a CDS encoding ribonuclease H-like domain-containing protein: MTPHPTHRLTTRGTAHERRPAYGFDIETDTTRGGLDPATSRIIAIGIAGDGWERSFTGREADVLAETDAFLAQLPPGHLVTWNGAGFDFPFVWDRAIAAGVALDLYLSPDPGILLPHGPPAGHRLAYRVRWGAHDHIDAYLELRPIAHRIAGSARLKPFAALHGIDCLEHDYARLPSLSASALERYVASDARATLRLAERYGLTGSLVGAP; this comes from the coding sequence GTGACCCCGCACCCCACTCACCGGCTGACGACACGTGGGACCGCCCACGAGCGACGACCGGCCTACGGCTTCGACATCGAGACCGACACCACCCGCGGCGGCCTCGACCCCGCCACCAGCCGGATCATCGCCATCGGCATCGCCGGCGACGGATGGGAGCGCAGCTTCACCGGCCGTGAGGCCGACGTGCTCGCGGAGACCGACGCGTTCCTCGCCCAGCTCCCGCCGGGACACCTCGTCACCTGGAACGGCGCCGGCTTCGACTTCCCGTTCGTGTGGGACCGGGCCATCGCCGCCGGCGTGGCCCTCGACCTCTACCTCTCGCCCGACCCCGGCATCCTCCTGCCCCACGGCCCACCGGCCGGGCACCGACTGGCCTACCGGGTGCGCTGGGGCGCCCACGACCACATCGACGCCTACCTCGAGCTCCGACCCATCGCCCACCGCATCGCCGGCTCGGCCCGGCTCAAGCCCTTCGCCGCGCTCCACGGCATCGACTGCCTCGAGCACGACTACGCCCGACTCCCGTCGCTGTCCGCCTCCGCCCTCGAGCGCTACGTGGCCAGCGACGCCCGGGCCACCCTCCGCCTCGCCGAGCGCTACGGCCTCACCGGCTCGCTCGTCGGCGCCCCCTGA
- a CDS encoding DEAD/DEAH box helicase, whose translation MADASLHELAGPAVAATFVAADPPRDSWLALWPLAGDAEGKDAARRLTPTDELELAVPAGTQVRRKKVAVHRVPLAEALDALVELPAGAEVGRSVRAWAAAARIAVELAARGRLQPGVTPTGTDTWRVGPLDPDDHRRQGELARALPPEAHAVALPGHRPLRIGSADVAVAAFADAVADLLPRTASAPAAAGHVAFARSSSLGERRPDVDGGRPMTPDTGAGRRGAADRHAPSVGPMAEGGSSPRLEGATAAWLAGLRPSTDAVVVALRLEPPLDEADPFRAALQLQSAADPSLVLDAADLWDAPDVVLERFPEGETDLLLALRRGARTWPPLQRLLDEARPTALEVSDEEADDLLGPVVDDLAGAGIQVLWPKELVDDLTLTAVASSTPAPAGVAETGFSLEDLLELRWTAAIGGEALTAAELAALAEAKRPVVRLRGRWVRADPERLARLRQRRRLSAGEVLAASLGAELVIDGEALEVELEGPLAGLTERLAAFDPTHALPAPAGLGAELRPYQQRGVAWLAEMADLGLGGVLADDMGLGKTVQLLALHLHRHPPAPVPEPDGDPGSEGDAPGRPTLVVCPASVLANWEREAARFAPHIPVRRYHGAGRSLDDLAPDELVVATYGMVRRDAERLAEVHWGLIAADEAQAVKNPLARTAKALRKLPADARFALTGTPVENRLTELWALLDWTTPGLLGPLEPFRRKVALPIERYRDPEATEALTRVTRPFLLRRRKSDPTIVPELPPKTEVDRIVPLSVEQASLYKAVTEEALATIAETEGIERRGLVLKLLTALKQICNHPAQYLHQPGPLVERSGKLDATVELLDIIADEGAAALVFTQYVEMGRLLEQHLAAHGLRTFFLHGSLGVRRRQELVDRFQAGEADAFVISLKAGGTGLNLTQASHVVHFDRWWNPAVEDQASDRAWRIGQDRPVTVHRLICEGTVEDRIAALLEDKRALADAVVGSGEGWISELDDRALADLVRLAEPVGAGQAASASGPASPAPSPSAPTSSPPSTATPSRGGLSLVPPLADNDTDAEDA comes from the coding sequence ATGGCCGACGCGTCCCTGCACGAGCTCGCGGGTCCCGCGGTCGCGGCGACGTTCGTCGCCGCCGACCCGCCGAGGGACAGCTGGCTCGCGCTCTGGCCCCTCGCCGGCGACGCCGAAGGCAAGGACGCGGCTCGGCGGCTGACGCCGACCGACGAGCTCGAGCTGGCCGTGCCCGCGGGCACCCAGGTGCGGCGCAAGAAGGTGGCGGTGCACCGCGTGCCCCTCGCCGAGGCGCTCGACGCCCTCGTCGAGCTGCCCGCCGGGGCGGAGGTCGGGCGGTCGGTGCGGGCGTGGGCGGCGGCCGCCCGCATCGCCGTCGAGCTCGCCGCACGGGGGCGGCTCCAGCCGGGCGTCACCCCGACCGGCACGGACACCTGGCGGGTCGGCCCCCTCGATCCCGACGACCACCGCCGCCAGGGCGAGCTCGCCCGGGCACTGCCCCCCGAGGCCCATGCCGTCGCTCTCCCCGGCCACCGACCGCTGCGAATCGGATCGGCGGACGTGGCCGTCGCCGCCTTCGCCGATGCCGTCGCCGACCTGCTCCCCCGCACCGCGTCGGCGCCGGCCGCCGCCGGCCACGTGGCCTTCGCCCGGTCGAGCAGCCTTGGAGAGCGCCGACCGGACGTCGACGGCGGCCGTCCGATGACGCCCGACACCGGCGCCGGCCGTCGAGGCGCCGCCGACCGGCACGCCCCATCCGTGGGCCCGATGGCCGAGGGTGGGTCGTCCCCCCGGCTGGAGGGAGCGACCGCGGCCTGGCTGGCCGGTCTGCGCCCGTCGACCGACGCCGTCGTCGTGGCCCTGCGCCTCGAGCCGCCGCTCGACGAGGCCGACCCCTTCCGGGCCGCGCTCCAGCTCCAGAGCGCCGCCGACCCGTCACTCGTGCTCGACGCCGCCGATCTGTGGGACGCGCCGGACGTCGTCCTCGAGCGCTTCCCCGAGGGCGAGACCGACCTGCTCCTCGCCCTGCGCCGCGGTGCCCGCACCTGGCCGCCGCTCCAACGGCTCCTCGACGAGGCCCGACCGACCGCGCTGGAGGTGAGCGACGAGGAGGCCGACGACCTGCTCGGACCCGTCGTCGACGACCTCGCCGGCGCCGGCATCCAGGTGCTCTGGCCGAAGGAGCTGGTGGACGACCTCACGCTGACCGCGGTGGCGTCTTCCACGCCCGCGCCGGCGGGCGTGGCCGAGACCGGGTTCTCGTTGGAGGACCTGCTCGAGCTGCGGTGGACCGCGGCCATCGGCGGTGAGGCGCTGACCGCCGCCGAGCTGGCGGCGCTGGCCGAGGCGAAGCGGCCCGTCGTCCGCCTGCGGGGCCGCTGGGTGCGCGCCGATCCCGAGCGGCTGGCCCGACTCCGTCAGCGCCGCCGGCTCAGTGCGGGCGAGGTGCTGGCCGCCAGCCTCGGCGCCGAACTGGTGATCGACGGCGAGGCGCTCGAGGTCGAGCTCGAGGGCCCCCTGGCCGGGCTCACCGAACGCCTCGCCGCCTTCGACCCCACGCATGCCCTGCCGGCGCCGGCCGGGCTCGGCGCCGAGCTGCGCCCCTACCAGCAGCGGGGCGTGGCCTGGCTGGCCGAGATGGCCGACCTCGGCCTCGGCGGCGTGCTCGCCGACGACATGGGCCTCGGCAAGACCGTCCAGCTCCTCGCCCTCCACCTCCACCGCCACCCGCCCGCACCCGTGCCCGAGCCCGACGGCGACCCCGGGAGCGAGGGCGACGCCCCCGGCCGGCCCACCCTCGTGGTCTGCCCCGCCTCGGTGCTGGCCAACTGGGAGCGGGAAGCCGCCCGCTTCGCCCCCCACATCCCGGTGCGCCGCTACCACGGCGCCGGACGCAGCCTCGACGACCTCGCCCCCGACGAGCTGGTGGTGGCCACCTACGGCATGGTGCGCCGCGACGCCGAGCGCCTGGCCGAGGTCCACTGGGGGCTGATCGCCGCCGACGAGGCGCAGGCGGTCAAGAACCCGCTCGCCCGCACGGCCAAGGCCCTCCGCAAGCTGCCCGCCGACGCCCGCTTCGCGCTGACCGGCACCCCCGTCGAGAACCGCCTCACCGAGCTGTGGGCACTGCTCGACTGGACCACGCCTGGGCTGCTCGGCCCCCTCGAGCCGTTCCGTCGGAAGGTGGCCCTGCCCATCGAGCGCTACCGGGACCCGGAGGCGACCGAGGCCCTCACCCGGGTGACCCGCCCGTTCCTGCTGCGCCGCCGTAAGAGCGACCCGACCATCGTCCCCGAGCTGCCACCCAAGACCGAGGTCGACCGAATCGTCCCCCTGAGCGTCGAGCAGGCCTCGCTCTACAAGGCGGTCACGGAGGAGGCGCTCGCCACCATCGCGGAGACCGAGGGCATCGAGCGGCGCGGCCTCGTGCTCAAGCTGCTGACCGCACTGAAGCAGATCTGCAACCACCCCGCCCAGTACCTGCACCAACCCGGCCCGCTCGTCGAACGCTCGGGCAAGCTCGACGCCACCGTCGAGCTGCTCGACATCATCGCCGACGAGGGCGCCGCCGCCCTCGTGTTCACCCAGTACGTCGAGATGGGCCGCCTGCTCGAGCAGCACCTCGCCGCCCACGGGCTGCGCACCTTCTTCCTCCACGGATCGCTGGGCGTGCGCCGACGTCAGGAGCTGGTCGACCGGTTCCAGGCCGGCGAGGCCGATGCGTTCGTCATCTCGCTCAAGGCGGGCGGCACCGGCCTCAACCTGACCCAGGCCAGCCACGTGGTGCACTTCGACCGCTGGTGGAACCCGGCGGTCGAGGACCAGGCCAGCGACCGGGCGTGGCGCATCGGCCAGGACCGGCCCGTCACCGTCCACCGCCTCATCTGCGAAGGCACCGTCGAGGACCGCATCGCCGCCCTCCTCGAGGACAAGCGGGCCCTCGCCGACGCGGTGGTGGGCAGCGGCGAGGGTTGGATCTCCGAGCTCGACGACCGGGCCCTCGCCGACCTCGTCCGTCTTGCCGAGCCCGTCGGCGCAGGGCAGGCGGCCTCCGCGTCCGGCCCCGCCTCCCCGGCTCCCTCCCCGTCCGCTCCCACGTCGTCGCCTCCGTCCACCGCCACCCCGAGCCGCGGCGGCCTGTCCCTGGTGCCGCCGCTGGCCGACAACGACACCGATGCGGAGGACGCCTGA
- a CDS encoding SWIM zinc finger family protein gives MPPRRTFGNTWWGAAWVDALEHRAQLDPNRLPRGRTYARQDRVERLEVEPGAVRAFVHGSRSVPYRVRLGVRPFTDREWDLALDAIAARAGHAAALLDGELDPGIVEDTRAADVDLLPLAGELRPECSCPDWANPCKHAAAVCYLTADLLDDDPFTLFLVRGRTRDEVLAEVRRRRSGTSSTEGTNAAGAAGERPPEADPGVVAREAWAWTPADPPRPPAPRTAPGRPAPWATDPPNGAPFTAPGLHELAADAAERAWALTRGEGGADLTLAPDADLARRASSALGTDRWMPLLAATGESDRALRHLATAWRFGGEAALDAIGDPPWRADPLVMGAARDAVGAALKRYGAVAVRENRLTIPAIDVQLRLGRDGRWWRFEKRAGRWELAAPPAIDPDDLILSAL, from the coding sequence ATGCCTCCGCGGCGGACCTTCGGCAACACGTGGTGGGGGGCGGCGTGGGTCGACGCCCTCGAACACCGCGCGCAGCTCGACCCCAACCGCCTGCCCCGGGGGCGCACCTACGCCCGCCAGGACCGGGTCGAGCGCCTCGAGGTCGAGCCCGGGGCGGTACGCGCCTTCGTCCACGGCAGTCGTTCCGTGCCCTACCGGGTGCGCCTCGGGGTGCGTCCGTTCACCGACCGCGAGTGGGACCTCGCCCTCGACGCCATCGCCGCCCGGGCCGGCCACGCCGCCGCCCTGCTCGACGGCGAGCTCGACCCGGGCATCGTCGAGGACACCCGGGCCGCCGACGTCGACCTGCTGCCCCTGGCCGGCGAGCTGCGCCCAGAGTGCTCGTGCCCCGACTGGGCCAATCCCTGCAAGCACGCCGCCGCGGTCTGCTACCTCACGGCGGACCTGCTCGACGACGACCCGTTCACCCTGTTCCTCGTGCGGGGGCGCACCCGGGACGAGGTGCTGGCCGAGGTCCGCCGCCGGCGCTCGGGCACGAGCAGTACCGAGGGCACGAACGCAGCCGGTGCGGCCGGCGAACGGCCCCCCGAGGCCGACCCCGGCGTCGTGGCCCGGGAGGCGTGGGCCTGGACGCCGGCGGACCCGCCTCGGCCCCCGGCACCCCGCACCGCGCCCGGTCGGCCGGCGCCGTGGGCCACCGACCCACCCAACGGCGCGCCCTTCACCGCCCCCGGCCTGCACGAGTTGGCCGCCGATGCCGCCGAGCGGGCCTGGGCCCTGACCCGCGGCGAAGGCGGCGCCGACCTCACGCTCGCTCCCGACGCTGATCTTGCCCGGCGGGCCAGCAGCGCCCTGGGCACGGACCGATGGATGCCGCTGCTGGCCGCCACAGGGGAGAGCGACCGCGCCCTGCGCCACCTGGCCACCGCCTGGCGCTTCGGGGGCGAGGCCGCGCTCGATGCCATCGGCGACCCCCCGTGGCGCGCCGACCCCTTGGTCATGGGCGCGGCCCGCGACGCCGTGGGCGCCGCCCTCAAGCGCTATGGCGCCGTGGCCGTGCGCGAGAACCGCCTCACCATCCCGGCCATCGACGTCCAGCTGCGACTGGGCCGGGACGGCCGTTGGTGGCGCTTCGAGAAGCGGGCCGGCCGATGGGAGCTCGCCGCCCCACCCGCCATCGACCCCGACGACCTCATCCTCTCCGCGCTCTGA
- a CDS encoding gamma-glutamyltransferase: MTAGLVAGGHPAVAEAAASVLRQGGNAFDAVVAAGFAAAVAEPTLSSLGGGGFLLARTAGGAATLFDFFVDTPGRGLGPGAVEPHFEPVTIAFPGSDQVFNVGRGSVAVPGCLAGYLHVHERLGRLPLRDVVAPAVDLAGGGVVVTPMAAALCALLWPIFDRSPDTHALFAPTGRALRAGDRMTNPDLAGFLTRLGDDPGHSFYRGALAESFAADMAAGGGLVTEDDLAAFEVIERTPLAADYRGHLVLTNPAPSFGGSLVACTLGLLADGGTLPDRGSPDHAVALVEAMVETDRLRALGEVDARLQATRGTTHFSVADHEGNVASMTTSNGEASGYLVPGTGILLNNMLGEDDLHPDGFHAAPAGERVASMMSPTVVLDPSGPPALVVGSGGSKRIRTTIVQVVTAVVDHGVALRPAVEGPRLHWDGDVVQLEPGWPAESVGALRRRWPVNEWTERNLYFGGAHAVVPAGPTGSGAAAGDPRRGGAALAVD, from the coding sequence ATGACCGCCGGCCTCGTCGCGGGCGGCCACCCGGCGGTGGCCGAAGCCGCCGCTTCCGTCCTACGCCAAGGTGGCAACGCCTTCGACGCCGTCGTGGCGGCGGGGTTCGCCGCTGCGGTGGCCGAGCCGACCCTGTCCAGCCTGGGGGGCGGCGGCTTCCTGCTCGCCCGCACCGCCGGGGGCGCCGCCACGCTCTTCGACTTCTTCGTGGACACCCCGGGACGCGGTCTCGGTCCCGGGGCGGTCGAGCCCCACTTCGAGCCCGTCACCATCGCCTTCCCCGGATCCGATCAGGTCTTCAACGTGGGTCGGGGCTCGGTGGCGGTGCCGGGGTGCCTGGCCGGCTACCTCCACGTCCACGAGCGCCTCGGCCGCCTGCCCCTGCGTGACGTCGTGGCCCCTGCGGTCGACCTCGCCGGCGGCGGCGTGGTGGTGACGCCCATGGCCGCGGCGCTCTGCGCGCTGCTCTGGCCCATCTTCGACCGCTCGCCCGACACCCACGCCCTGTTCGCCCCCACCGGGCGGGCCCTGCGAGCGGGCGACCGCATGACCAACCCCGACCTGGCGGGCTTCCTCACCCGTCTCGGCGACGACCCCGGCCACTCGTTCTACCGGGGGGCGCTCGCCGAGTCCTTCGCCGCGGACATGGCCGCCGGCGGCGGCCTCGTCACCGAGGACGACCTGGCCGCATTCGAGGTGATCGAGCGCACGCCGCTGGCGGCGGACTACCGCGGCCATCTGGTGCTCACCAACCCGGCGCCTTCGTTCGGCGGCTCGCTGGTCGCCTGCACCTTGGGTCTCCTCGCCGACGGCGGCACCCTGCCCGACCGGGGGTCGCCCGACCATGCGGTCGCCCTCGTCGAGGCCATGGTGGAGACCGATCGCTTGCGCGCCCTCGGCGAGGTGGACGCCCGCCTCCAGGCCACGCGGGGCACCACCCATTTCAGCGTGGCCGACCACGAGGGGAACGTGGCCTCGATGACCACCTCCAACGGTGAGGCCTCGGGCTACCTCGTCCCCGGCACGGGCATCTTGTTGAACAACATGTTGGGCGAGGACGACCTGCACCCCGACGGCTTCCACGCCGCCCCGGCGGGGGAGCGGGTGGCGTCGATGATGTCGCCCACCGTGGTGCTCGACCCCTCCGGCCCGCCCGCCCTCGTGGTCGGCAGCGGCGGCTCGAAGCGCATCCGCACCACCATCGTCCAGGTCGTGACCGCGGTCGTCGACCACGGGGTCGCCCTGCGTCCCGCGGTGGAGGGCCCCCGCCTGCATTGGGACGGCGACGTCGTGCAGCTCGAGCCGGGGTGGCCCGCCGAGTCGGTCGGGGCGCTGCGCCGGCGCTGGCCGGTCAACGAGTGGACGGAGCGCAACCTCTACTTCGGCGGCGCCCACGCCGTCGTTCCCGCGGGCCCCACCGGCTCGGGCGCCGCCGCCGGCGACCCCCGCCGCGGCGGCGCCGCCCTCGCCGTCGACTGA
- a CDS encoding nitroreductase family protein, translating into MPGATDDVWEVLATARSIRRFTDEPVGDEVLDRCLEAATWAPNGANVQAWRFVVLRSPEVRAVVAEAARLALQVIEPVYGMSRPDPDDDSRRARTDRATYELHDHAGERTSVLFTTFGYDTASELLLGGSIYPAMQNFLLAARAQGLGACLTSWANYGGEALLREAVGIPEGWLLAGHVVVGWPRGAHGPVRRRPLADVVFHDHWDDAEVLRTGWR; encoded by the coding sequence ATGCCGGGGGCCACCGACGACGTCTGGGAGGTGCTGGCGACCGCACGCTCCATCCGCCGCTTCACCGACGAGCCCGTCGGCGACGAGGTGCTCGACCGCTGTCTCGAAGCCGCCACCTGGGCGCCCAACGGCGCCAACGTGCAGGCGTGGCGCTTCGTGGTGCTGCGATCCCCCGAGGTGCGGGCCGTGGTGGCCGAGGCCGCCCGCCTCGCCCTCCAGGTGATCGAGCCCGTGTACGGGATGTCCCGCCCCGATCCCGACGACGACAGCCGCCGGGCCCGCACCGATCGCGCCACCTACGAGTTGCACGACCACGCCGGCGAGCGGACGTCGGTGCTGTTCACGACCTTCGGCTACGACACGGCCTCCGAGCTACTGCTCGGCGGCTCGATCTACCCGGCCATGCAGAACTTCCTCCTGGCCGCCCGCGCCCAGGGCCTCGGCGCCTGCCTCACCAGCTGGGCCAACTACGGCGGCGAGGCGCTGCTGCGCGAGGCCGTGGGCATCCCCGAGGGGTGGCTGCTCGCCGGACACGTCGTCGTCGGCTGGCCCCGGGGCGCCCACGGCCCGGTCCGCCGGCGCCCCCTCGCCGACGTCGTGTTCCACGACCACTGGGACGACGCCGAGGTCCTCCGCACCGGCTGGCGCTGA
- a CDS encoding WYL domain-containing protein — MSRPSVAERLPRMLAVLAFLHQEGSATVAELAERFGLPVERMRQEVILLSMCGPDPFDVLDITIDGDEVGVGMLPDYVRRPLQLSRAEGFAVLTAGESLLASGLFEAAPLDEALDALAAALGVDRDDVEVVVEVPPFRDEVQAAVEAGETLELTYYSLWRDEVDEHTVDPLRVSLVDGEWYLDAWDHGHDEVRKYRVSRIHAVRPTGATFTRSVALDDPSAFVAPAASVEARVLLPRSAAWAAEVYPGEVVAEHPDGSVELTFSVVGTTWLERLLLRAGPDARVLSPPDLVDLPARAARRLLAHHDA; from the coding sequence ATGAGCCGGCCATCGGTGGCCGAGCGCCTGCCGCGCATGCTCGCCGTGCTCGCCTTCCTGCACCAGGAGGGGTCGGCCACGGTGGCGGAACTGGCCGAGCGCTTCGGCCTGCCCGTCGAGCGCATGCGCCAGGAGGTGATCCTGCTGTCGATGTGCGGGCCCGACCCCTTCGACGTCCTGGACATCACCATCGACGGCGACGAGGTGGGCGTCGGGATGCTGCCCGACTACGTGCGCCGCCCGCTCCAGTTGTCCCGGGCCGAAGGCTTCGCGGTGCTGACCGCGGGCGAGTCGTTGCTCGCGAGCGGCCTGTTCGAGGCGGCGCCGTTGGACGAGGCCCTCGATGCGCTGGCCGCGGCGCTGGGCGTCGACCGCGACGACGTCGAGGTGGTGGTCGAGGTGCCGCCCTTCCGCGACGAGGTGCAGGCCGCCGTCGAGGCCGGCGAGACGCTCGAGCTCACCTACTACTCGCTCTGGCGAGACGAGGTCGACGAGCACACCGTCGATCCGCTGCGGGTCTCGCTGGTGGACGGCGAGTGGTACCTCGACGCCTGGGACCACGGCCACGACGAGGTGCGCAAGTACCGCGTGAGCCGCATCCACGCGGTGCGGCCCACGGGTGCGACTTTCACCCGGTCGGTGGCGCTCGACGATCCGTCCGCCTTCGTGGCGCCGGCGGCGTCGGTCGAGGCGCGGGTGTTGCTGCCCCGGTCGGCGGCGTGGGCGGCCGAGGTCTACCCCGGGGAGGTCGTGGCCGAGCACCCCGACGGCAGCGTCGAGCTCACCTTCTCGGTGGTGGGCACCACCTGGCTCGAGCGCCTGCTCTTGCGGGCCGGCCCCGACGCCCGGGTGCTGTCACCCCCCGACCTCGTCGACCTCCCCGCCCGGGCCGCCCGCCGCCTCCTCGCCCACCACGACGCCTGA